One genomic segment of bacterium includes these proteins:
- a CDS encoding porin family protein: MQPRHTLMLSLIALVLDFATGAALAAPTGLGLGVHGGYGASGDAESGSPLLGAQVELRPAALLGFVGAIAYKLDEDFTVTPAVGERVEYQAHSVPVSAMARLYLPLAALTPYATAGAQWRYIGYDFGDLEESLGNLEADTSDSAFGWLIGAGAEFASSSRLAMFLEARFEFIDADRDLGDADLADAEDFDYDQWSVIAGFTLYFGGE; this comes from the coding sequence ATGCAGCCGCGCCACACCCTGATGCTCAGCCTCATTGCCCTCGTGCTCGACTTCGCCACGGGCGCCGCCCTCGCGGCGCCCACCGGCCTCGGCCTCGGCGTCCACGGCGGCTACGGCGCCTCCGGCGACGCCGAGAGCGGCAGCCCCCTGCTCGGCGCGCAGGTCGAGCTGCGCCCGGCCGCCCTGCTCGGCTTCGTCGGCGCCATCGCCTACAAGCTGGACGAGGACTTCACCGTCACCCCGGCGGTCGGCGAGCGCGTGGAGTACCAGGCCCACAGCGTGCCGGTCTCGGCGATGGCCCGCCTCTACCTGCCGCTCGCGGCCCTCACGCCCTATGCCACGGCCGGCGCGCAGTGGCGCTATATCGGCTACGACTTTGGCGATCTCGAGGAGAGCCTGGGGAACCTCGAGGCCGACACGAGTGACAGCGCCTTCGGCTGGCTCATCGGCGCCGGCGCCGAGTTCGCCAGCTCCTCGCGCCTGGCGATGTTCCTGGAGGCGCGCTTCGAGTTCATCGACGCCGACCGCGACCTCGGCGACGCCGACCTCGCAGACGCCGAGGACTTCGACTACGACCAGTGGAGCGTCATCGCCGGCTTCACGCTCTACTTCGGCGGCGAGTAG